The Streptomyces tendae genome has a window encoding:
- a CDS encoding mechanosensitive ion channel family protein → MTRSLTVDDLAHAGIALAAGVLAAFLLRMLLRWLARHAERTAWRGDDVLVDALRMVAPWAAVAGGAASAAAALPLTRAVQHTVNQVLTLTVILVATVAAARVVADLVRSVTQSRSGVAGSATIFVNITRILVLAIGFLIGLQTLGISIAPLLTALGVGGLAVALALQDTLANLFAGIHILASKTVQPGDYIRLSSGEEGYVEDINWRQTTVRELSNNLVVVPNGQLAKSNMTNFMRPQQQLTILVQAGVSYDSDLEHVERVTMEVVADVMTEITGAVPEHEPAVRFHTFGDSRIGFTVILGVAEFSDQYRIKHEFIKRLHRRYREEGIRIPSPARTVALQQGTVLIPSQRDGSTAVDDMTTGRPV, encoded by the coding sequence GTGACCCGCTCCCTCACCGTGGACGATCTGGCGCACGCCGGAATCGCCCTCGCCGCCGGTGTCCTGGCGGCGTTCCTGCTCCGGATGCTGCTGCGCTGGCTGGCGCGGCACGCCGAGCGCACCGCCTGGCGCGGCGACGACGTCCTGGTGGACGCGCTGCGCATGGTCGCGCCGTGGGCCGCCGTCGCGGGCGGTGCGGCCTCCGCGGCGGCGGCGCTGCCGCTGACCCGGGCCGTGCAGCACACGGTCAACCAGGTGCTGACCCTGACGGTGATCCTCGTCGCGACCGTGGCGGCCGCCCGGGTGGTGGCGGACCTGGTCCGGTCGGTCACCCAGTCGCGGTCCGGCGTGGCCGGGTCGGCGACGATCTTCGTGAACATCACCCGGATCCTGGTCCTCGCCATCGGCTTCCTGATCGGGCTGCAGACGCTGGGCATCTCCATCGCCCCACTGCTCACCGCCCTGGGCGTCGGCGGTCTGGCGGTCGCGCTGGCGCTGCAGGACACGCTCGCGAACCTCTTCGCCGGCATCCACATCCTCGCTTCCAAGACCGTGCAGCCCGGGGACTACATTCGGCTGAGCAGCGGCGAGGAGGGCTACGTCGAGGACATCAACTGGCGTCAGACGACCGTGCGTGAGCTGTCCAACAACCTGGTGGTCGTGCCCAACGGCCAGCTCGCCAAGTCCAACATGACCAACTTCATGCGGCCCCAGCAGCAGCTGACGATCCTGGTGCAGGCCGGGGTGTCGTACGACAGTGATCTGGAGCATGTGGAGCGGGTGACCATGGAGGTCGTCGCGGACGTGATGACCGAGATCACCGGTGCCGTGCCGGAGCACGAGCCGGCGGTGCGCTTCCACACCTTCGGTGACTCGCGCATCGGGTTCACCGTGATCCTCGGCGTCGCCGAGTTCAGCGACCAGTACCGGATCAAGCACGAGTTCATCAAGCGCCTGCACCGGCGCTACCGCGAGGAGGGCATCCGGATTCCGTCCCCCGCCCGGACGGTCGCCCTTCAGCAGGGGACGGTGCTGATTCCGTCCCAGCGGGACGGGTCGACGGCGGTGGACGACATGACCACGGGGCGGCCGGTCTGA
- a CDS encoding lysylphosphatidylglycerol synthase transmembrane domain-containing protein translates to MTVTIRRVLCVLPLLLVTVVAVRQRAVLSEGFGLLATARWPWLLAAAGLTCLTWVAAACTRQGAVLERLPGRRLLATQFAAGAANHLLPTGLGASAVNLRFMAVCGLSPARSSAALALYLLAECVGRVGLLGALLVVFPDALPFGSLLPDEVPVGAFLVGGAVLAGVVGALASVRRVRTVVGGFLRTALGEARSVHVRPARALALWGGALAFPALQAGVLVLVAQAFGLSVPAAHLAVAYLAATVAVALVPTPGGIGSVEAALVVALVAVGGAAAVATAVVLVFRLITVWLPLLPGAVTLAALVRLKVI, encoded by the coding sequence ATGACGGTGACGATCCGCCGTGTGCTGTGCGTACTGCCGCTGCTCCTCGTGACCGTGGTCGCGGTGCGGCAGCGGGCGGTGTTGTCCGAGGGGTTCGGACTGCTGGCGACCGCGCGCTGGCCCTGGCTGCTGGCCGCGGCCGGCCTGACGTGTCTGACGTGGGTGGCCGCCGCGTGCACCCGGCAGGGCGCGGTCCTCGAACGGCTGCCCGGGCGGCGGCTGTTGGCGACCCAGTTCGCGGCGGGCGCGGCGAACCACCTGTTGCCCACGGGGCTGGGCGCGAGCGCGGTCAACCTGCGCTTCATGGCCGTGTGCGGGCTCAGCCCGGCCCGGTCCTCGGCCGCGCTGGCGCTGTATCTGCTGGCGGAGTGCGTCGGGCGGGTGGGCCTGCTGGGCGCCTTGCTCGTGGTGTTCCCGGACGCGCTGCCGTTCGGCTCGCTGCTGCCGGACGAGGTTCCGGTCGGGGCGTTCCTCGTCGGGGGCGCGGTGCTGGCCGGCGTGGTGGGCGCGCTGGCCTCCGTACGGCGGGTGCGGACGGTGGTGGGCGGGTTCCTGCGGACGGCGTTGGGCGAGGCGCGGTCGGTGCACGTCCGTCCGGCGCGGGCGCTGGCGCTGTGGGGCGGGGCGCTGGCCTTCCCGGCGCTGCAGGCCGGCGTACTGGTGCTGGTGGCGCAGGCGTTCGGACTGTCGGTACCGGCCGCGCACCTGGCGGTGGCGTATCTGGCGGCGACGGTGGCGGTGGCCCTGGTACCCACCCCGGGCGGGATCGGCTCGGTGGAGGCGGCGCTGGTCGTGGCGCTGGTGGCGGTCGGCGGGGCCGCGGCGGTGGCCACGGCGGTGGTCCTGGTCTTCCGCCTCATCACGGTATGGCTGCCCTTGCTGCCGGGCGCGGTGACGCTGGCGGCACTGGTGCGGCTGAAGGTGATCTGA
- a CDS encoding ABC transporter ATP-binding protein produces the protein METTAWAQLRSVMTAEEGHRPVTRDTLRRIGAFARPHRRRLVLFVLLGTATAALAVATPVLAGRVVNTVVSDGDPAMVVRLALLIALIAVVEAVLGVLGRRLSAALGEDLILGLRTAVFDHVQRMPVAFFTRTRTGALVSRLNNDVIGAQRAFSTTLSTVVGNMVTLVLTLGVMLTLSWQITLLSLVLLPVFVIPARRMGRRMAGLQREAAALNAAMGTRMTERFSAPGATLVKLFGRPEEESEEFMERARRVRDIGVRTATAQTVFITALTLVSALALALVYGLGGRLALSGALDAGAVVALALLLTRLYAPLTSLAGARVEVMSALVSFERVFEVLDLEPLIRERPDAREVPEGPVAVEFDDVRFGYPSADKVSLASLEEVATLDTRGGEEVLHGISFRAEPGQTVALVGSSGAGKSTVAALLPRLYDVDSGAVRVGGADVRDLSAASLRATVGMVTQDGHLFHDTVRANLLLARPDADEAELWDALRRARLDTLVRALPDGLDTVVGERGYRLSGGERQRMTIARLLLARQRVVVLDEATAHLDNTSEAAVQEALGEALEGRTAVVIAHRLSTVRAADQILVVEAGHITERGTHEQLLAADGRYAELHRTQFTEEEGAAEVPV, from the coding sequence ATGGAGACCACCGCGTGGGCACAACTGCGCAGCGTCATGACCGCCGAGGAGGGGCACCGCCCCGTCACCCGGGACACCCTGCGCCGGATCGGCGCCTTCGCCCGCCCGCACCGCCGCCGGCTGGTCCTGTTCGTGCTCCTCGGCACGGCGACCGCGGCACTCGCCGTCGCCACCCCCGTCCTCGCCGGGCGGGTCGTGAACACCGTCGTGTCGGACGGGGATCCGGCCATGGTGGTGCGTCTGGCGCTGCTCATCGCCCTGATCGCGGTGGTGGAGGCGGTCCTCGGCGTACTGGGGCGGAGGTTGTCGGCGGCCCTCGGGGAGGACCTCATCCTGGGGCTGCGGACGGCGGTCTTCGACCATGTGCAGCGGATGCCGGTGGCGTTCTTCACACGCACCCGTACGGGAGCGCTCGTCTCCCGTCTCAACAACGACGTGATCGGCGCCCAGCGGGCGTTCAGCACCACCCTGTCGACGGTCGTCGGCAACATGGTCACCCTGGTGCTCACCCTCGGGGTGATGCTGACCCTGTCCTGGCAGATCACCCTGCTGTCGCTGGTGCTGCTGCCGGTGTTCGTGATCCCGGCCCGCCGCATGGGCCGCCGTATGGCCGGACTCCAGCGGGAGGCCGCCGCCCTCAACGCGGCCATGGGGACGCGGATGACGGAGCGGTTCTCCGCGCCCGGCGCCACCCTGGTGAAACTGTTCGGGCGGCCCGAGGAGGAGTCCGAGGAGTTCATGGAACGCGCCCGCCGGGTGCGGGACATCGGGGTGCGTACGGCCACCGCCCAGACGGTGTTCATCACCGCGCTCACCCTCGTCTCCGCCCTCGCCCTCGCCCTGGTGTACGGCCTCGGCGGCCGGCTCGCCCTGTCCGGCGCCCTCGACGCGGGCGCGGTGGTGGCGCTCGCGCTGCTGCTGACCCGCCTGTACGCGCCGCTGACCTCGCTGGCCGGGGCGCGGGTGGAGGTGATGAGCGCGCTGGTCAGCTTCGAGCGGGTCTTCGAGGTGCTGGACCTCGAACCCCTCATCCGGGAGCGGCCCGACGCGCGTGAGGTCCCCGAGGGCCCGGTCGCGGTGGAGTTCGACGACGTCCGCTTCGGCTACCCGTCCGCCGACAAGGTGTCCCTGGCCTCCCTGGAGGAGGTCGCCACCCTCGACACGCGCGGCGGCGAGGAGGTGCTGCACGGCATCTCCTTCCGCGCCGAACCCGGGCAGACCGTCGCCCTCGTCGGCTCCTCCGGCGCCGGCAAGTCGACCGTCGCGGCCCTGCTGCCCCGGCTGTACGACGTCGACTCGGGCGCGGTGCGGGTGGGCGGCGCCGATGTCCGCGACCTGAGCGCGGCGTCGCTGCGGGCCACCGTCGGGATGGTGACCCAGGACGGTCACCTCTTCCACGACACCGTCCGCGCCAACCTGCTGCTGGCCCGGCCGGACGCGGACGAGGCCGAACTGTGGGACGCGCTGCGGCGGGCGCGCCTCGACACGCTGGTGCGGGCGCTGCCCGACGGGCTGGACACGGTGGTCGGGGAACGCGGCTACCGGCTCTCCGGCGGTGAGCGGCAGCGCATGACGATCGCGCGGCTGCTGCTGGCGCGGCAGCGGGTGGTCGTCCTCGACGAGGCGACGGCCCACCTCGACAACACCTCGGAGGCGGCCGTGCAGGAGGCACTGGGGGAGGCGCTGGAGGGGCGGACGGCGGTGGTGATCGCCCACCGCCTGTCCACGGTCCGTGCGGCCGACCAGATCCTGGTCGTCGAGGCCGGCCACATCACCGAACGCGGAACGCACGAACAACTCCTGGCAGCGGACGGCCGCTACGCCGAGCTCCACCGGACCCAGTTCACCGAGGAGGAGGGGGCGGCGGAGGTGCCCGTGTGA
- a CDS encoding response regulator, with translation MNDQDIRADRPADTIRILLADDHALVRRGVRLILDREPDLEVVAEAGDGAEAIAMARTHDVDLAVLDIAMPRLTGLQAARELTALKPGLRILMLTMHDNEQYLFQALKAGAGGYVLKSVADRDLVAACRAAMRDEPFLYPGAVTALIRNYLDRVRHGEEAPEQLLTPREEEVLKLVAEGHSSKEIAELLFISVKTVQRHRENLLHKLGLRDRLELTRYAIRAGLVEP, from the coding sequence ATGAACGACCAGGACATCCGTGCCGACCGCCCCGCGGACACGATCCGCATCCTCCTCGCCGACGACCACGCCCTGGTACGGCGCGGGGTCCGGCTGATCCTCGACCGGGAGCCCGACCTGGAGGTGGTCGCCGAGGCCGGTGACGGGGCGGAGGCGATCGCCATGGCCCGCACCCACGACGTGGACCTCGCGGTGCTGGACATCGCCATGCCGCGGCTGACCGGTCTGCAGGCGGCGCGGGAGCTGACCGCGCTGAAGCCGGGGCTGCGCATCCTGATGCTGACGATGCACGACAACGAGCAGTACCTGTTCCAGGCGTTGAAGGCGGGGGCGGGCGGCTACGTGCTGAAGTCCGTCGCCGACCGTGACCTGGTCGCCGCCTGCCGGGCGGCGATGCGGGACGAGCCGTTCCTGTACCCGGGTGCGGTGACCGCGCTGATCCGCAACTACCTGGACCGGGTCCGGCACGGCGAGGAGGCACCCGAGCAGCTGCTCACCCCGCGCGAGGAGGAGGTGCTGAAGCTCGTCGCCGAGGGCCACTCGTCGAAGGAGATCGCGGAGCTGCTGTTCATCAGCGTCAAGACGGTGCAGCGGCACCGGGAGAACCTGCTCCACAAGCTCGGTCTCCGGGACCGTCTGGAGCTGACGCGGTACGCCATCCGCGCGGGGCTCGTGGAACCTTGA
- the secD gene encoding protein translocase subunit SecD, translating into MKRPARVRALFALAVIAVSVFVAVTVPVRLGLDLRGGTQIVLETRSTETLEADSEATDRTLEVLRGRVDALGVAEPGIVRSGDNRIIVELPGVQDPRQAADVLGRTAQLSVHPVLGPGAADGRALPKGERVLPDEAGERLHLGGAALSGQDVKSAEARFDPQSGAGWHVTVDFADGKGWARLTGEAACHPAGDPQRRVAIVLDNKIISSPQVDPSVACGAGITGGSTQITGSFTSDEAKELALLVHGGALPVPVETVEQRTVGPTLGAEAIRASAWAAVAGTALTALFVVVVYRLMGLLAVVALLCYGLISYAGLAALGATLTLPGLAGFVLAIGMAVDANVLVFERAREEYAKRNRPSGRSALTAGFKGAFSAIADSNVTTLIAAALLFVLASGPVKGFGVTLGIGVLASMISALVITRVLAEFAVARRWVHRRPGVTGLASVGRVRAFLTRRDPQLMRRPRRWLAVSAVVLAVAAAGIFVRGLNFGVEFTGGRLIEYSTEQTVDPDRARAALADAGFPQAVVQSSGDSGLTVRTEELTNEEAVKVAETVAEVGGGAEKVRDELIGPSLGDELRRNALIALGLALAAQLLYLAVRFRWMFGTGAVAALAHDVVIVTGIFAWLGKPIDGVFLAALLTVIGYSVNDSVVVFDRIRELWRKDAKAPLAQVTNQAILQTVPRTVNTGIGVIFILAALALLGGDSLTDFALALLIGMLVGTYSSVLTASPLAIELDARAGGRKGGRKRSGGSRKPASGAGERPRRPAATSHRP; encoded by the coding sequence GTGAAACGTCCCGCCCGCGTCAGGGCGTTGTTCGCGCTTGCCGTGATCGCCGTGTCCGTGTTCGTCGCCGTCACCGTTCCGGTCCGTCTGGGACTGGATCTGCGCGGCGGCACCCAGATCGTGCTGGAGACCCGTTCGACCGAGACGCTCGAGGCCGACTCCGAGGCCACCGACCGCACCCTGGAGGTCCTGCGCGGCCGGGTCGACGCGCTGGGCGTCGCCGAGCCGGGCATCGTCCGCTCCGGTGACAACCGGATCATCGTCGAGCTGCCGGGGGTGCAGGACCCGCGGCAGGCCGCCGACGTGCTGGGCCGTACCGCGCAGCTCTCCGTCCACCCCGTCCTCGGCCCCGGCGCCGCGGACGGCCGGGCGCTGCCGAAGGGCGAGCGCGTGCTGCCCGACGAGGCGGGCGAGCGGCTGCACCTGGGCGGGGCCGCGCTCAGCGGCCAGGACGTGAAGAGCGCCGAGGCCCGCTTCGATCCGCAGAGCGGTGCCGGCTGGCACGTCACCGTCGACTTCGCGGACGGCAAGGGATGGGCCCGGCTGACCGGTGAGGCCGCCTGCCATCCGGCGGGCGACCCGCAGCGGCGGGTGGCCATCGTCCTCGACAACAAGATCATCTCCTCGCCGCAGGTGGATCCGTCGGTGGCCTGCGGGGCGGGCATCACCGGAGGGTCGACGCAGATCACCGGTTCCTTCACCAGCGACGAGGCGAAGGAACTCGCGCTCCTCGTGCACGGTGGTGCCCTGCCGGTGCCGGTGGAGACGGTGGAGCAGCGGACGGTCGGCCCGACGCTGGGCGCCGAGGCCATCCGGGCCAGCGCCTGGGCGGCCGTAGCCGGTACCGCCCTGACGGCGCTGTTCGTCGTCGTCGTCTACCGCCTCATGGGCCTGCTCGCCGTCGTGGCCCTGCTCTGCTACGGCCTGATCTCGTACGCCGGTCTGGCGGCGCTCGGCGCGACCCTGACCCTGCCCGGTCTCGCCGGTTTCGTGCTGGCCATCGGCATGGCGGTGGACGCCAACGTGCTGGTCTTCGAACGGGCCCGGGAGGAGTACGCGAAACGCAACCGGCCCAGCGGGCGCTCGGCCCTGACCGCCGGTTTCAAGGGCGCGTTCAGCGCGATCGCGGACTCCAACGTGACGACGCTGATCGCGGCGGCGCTGCTGTTCGTGCTCGCCTCCGGGCCGGTGAAGGGGTTCGGCGTCACGCTGGGCATCGGTGTGCTGGCGTCCATGATCAGCGCCCTGGTGATCACCCGGGTGCTCGCGGAGTTCGCGGTGGCGCGCCGCTGGGTGCACCGGCGTCCCGGTGTCACGGGGCTGGCCTCCGTCGGCCGGGTCCGCGCCTTCCTCACCCGACGCGACCCGCAGCTGATGCGCCGCCCGCGCCGCTGGCTGGCGGTGTCGGCCGTGGTGCTGGCCGTCGCCGCCGCGGGCATCTTCGTACGCGGGCTGAACTTCGGTGTGGAGTTCACCGGCGGCCGGCTGATCGAGTACTCCACCGAGCAGACCGTCGACCCGGACCGGGCGCGCGCCGCCCTCGCCGACGCCGGATTCCCGCAGGCCGTCGTGCAGTCCTCCGGTGACAGCGGTCTGACGGTGCGGACGGAGGAGCTGACCAACGAGGAGGCGGTCAAGGTGGCCGAGACCGTCGCCGAGGTCGGCGGCGGGGCGGAGAAGGTCCGCGACGAGCTGATCGGCCCGAGCCTCGGCGACGAGCTGCGGCGCAACGCGCTGATCGCGCTCGGCCTGGCGCTCGCCGCCCAGCTGCTCTACCTGGCGGTGCGGTTCCGGTGGATGTTCGGCACCGGGGCGGTGGCCGCGCTGGCGCACGACGTGGTGATCGTCACCGGCATCTTCGCCTGGCTGGGCAAGCCGATCGACGGCGTGTTCCTGGCGGCGCTGCTCACCGTGATCGGCTACTCGGTGAACGACTCCGTGGTGGTGTTCGACCGCATCCGGGAGCTGTGGCGCAAGGACGCCAAGGCACCGCTCGCGCAGGTGACCAACCAGGCGATCCTGCAGACGGTGCCGCGTACGGTGAACACGGGCATCGGCGTGATCTTCATCCTGGCGGCGCTCGCGCTGCTGGGCGGTGACTCGCTCACCGACTTCGCGCTGGCCCTGCTGATCGGCATGCTCGTCGGCACGTACTCGTCGGTCCTGACCGCCTCCCCTCTGGCCATCGAACTGGACGCCCGCGCGGGCGGACGCAAGGGGGGCCGCAAGCGGAGCGGCGGCTCCCGGAAGCCGGCCTCCGGCGCCGGGGAGCGACCGCGACGGCCGGCGGCGACGAGCCACCGGCCGTAA
- a CDS encoding crotonase/enoyl-CoA hydratase family protein, giving the protein MPVRIERRGAVTTVVLSRPEVRNAVDGPTATELADAFRAFEADDGARVAVLWGEGGTFCAGADLKALGTERANRVAEDGDGPMGPTRMRLSKPVIAAVSGHAVAGGLELALWCDLRVAEEDAVFGVYCRRWGVPLIDGGTVRLPRLIGTSRAMDMILTGRPVAAAEAYATGLANRVVPTGRARAEAEELAAGLARFPQACLRSDRASVLEQEGLDEGAALAGELRRGAGVLAQSADGAARFASGAGRHGSFDGL; this is encoded by the coding sequence ATGCCCGTACGGATCGAACGCCGGGGAGCCGTCACCACGGTCGTGCTGTCCCGCCCCGAGGTGCGCAACGCGGTGGACGGGCCGACGGCCACCGAACTCGCCGACGCCTTCCGGGCGTTCGAGGCGGACGACGGAGCGCGGGTGGCCGTGCTGTGGGGCGAGGGCGGCACGTTCTGCGCGGGCGCCGACCTGAAGGCGCTGGGCACGGAGCGCGCCAACCGGGTCGCCGAGGACGGTGACGGGCCGATGGGGCCGACCCGTATGCGGCTGTCCAAGCCGGTGATCGCCGCGGTGTCCGGGCACGCGGTGGCGGGCGGGCTGGAGCTGGCGCTCTGGTGCGATCTGCGGGTGGCCGAGGAGGACGCCGTCTTCGGCGTGTACTGCCGCCGTTGGGGCGTGCCGCTGATCGACGGCGGCACCGTACGGCTGCCCCGTCTGATCGGCACGAGCAGGGCCATGGACATGATTCTCACCGGACGCCCGGTGGCCGCGGCCGAGGCGTACGCGACGGGGCTGGCCAACCGGGTGGTGCCCACGGGGCGCGCCCGCGCCGAGGCGGAGGAACTGGCCGCCGGCCTGGCCCGGTTCCCGCAGGCGTGCCTGCGGTCCGACCGCGCCTCGGTGCTGGAGCAGGAGGGGCTCGACGAGGGAGCCGCGCTCGCCGGCGAACTGCGGCGCGGTGCCGGGGTGTTGGCGCAGAGCGCGGACGGCGCGGCCCGGTTCGCGTCGGGAGCCGGCCGGCACGGCTCGTTCGACGGCCTGTGA
- a CDS encoding NADP-dependent isocitrate dehydrogenase — protein MTDSTIIYTHTDEAPALATYSFLPVVQAYASQAGVSVETRDISLAGRIIAVFPEYLTEDQRIPDALAELGELAKTPAANIIKLPNISASIPQLKAAIAELQGQGYALPDYPDDPKTDEEREIRARYDKIKGSAVNPVLREGNSDRRAPASVKNYAKSHPHRMGAWTAESRTNVATMGQDDFRSTEKSAVIAEDGALRIELKGDDGSTTVLRESVPVLKGEVVDASVMRVAALREFLTAQVARAKQEGVLFSVHLKATMMKVSDPIVFGHVVRAFFPKTFAQYGDKLAAAGLTPNDGLGGIYKGLESLPEGAEIKASFDAELAEGPKLAMVDSDKGITNLHVPSDVIVDASMPAMIRTSGHMWGPDGQEADTLAVLPDSSYAGVYQAVIDDCRANGAYDPSTMGSVPNVGLMAQKAEEYGSHDKTFEIPTTGTVRLVDGNGDVLIEQAVSAGDIFRACQTKDAPIRDWVKLAVTRARATGDPAVFWLDETRAHDANLIAKVKEYLPEHDTEGLDIRILNPVEATKLSVERIRRGENTISVTGNVLRDYLTDLFPILELGTSAKMLSVVPLMAGGGLFETGAGGSAPKHVQQLVKENYLRWDSLGEFFALVPSLEQYAEATGNTRAKVLADALDRATATFLNEDKSPTRRVGGIDNRGSHFYLSLYWAQELAAQTEDADLAKAFAPLAETLAANEAKIVEELNSVQGKPAEIGGYFQPDPAKAAAVMRPSATWNEALASLS, from the coding sequence GTGACTGACTCGACCATCATCTATACGCACACTGACGAGGCCCCGGCCCTGGCGACGTATTCCTTCCTGCCGGTGGTCCAGGCGTACGCCTCGCAGGCGGGCGTCTCCGTGGAGACGCGGGACATCTCCCTGGCCGGACGCATCATCGCCGTGTTCCCGGAGTACCTCACCGAGGACCAGCGCATCCCGGACGCCCTCGCCGAGCTCGGTGAGCTGGCGAAGACCCCCGCGGCCAACATCATCAAGCTGCCCAACATCTCGGCCTCGATCCCGCAGCTCAAGGCCGCGATCGCCGAGCTGCAGGGGCAGGGCTACGCGCTGCCGGACTACCCGGACGACCCGAAGACCGACGAGGAGCGCGAGATCCGCGCCCGCTACGACAAGATCAAGGGTTCCGCTGTGAACCCGGTCCTGCGTGAGGGCAACTCCGACCGCCGCGCCCCCGCCTCGGTCAAGAACTACGCGAAGTCCCACCCGCACCGCATGGGCGCCTGGACCGCCGAGTCCAGGACCAACGTCGCCACAATGGGCCAGGACGACTTCCGCTCCACCGAGAAGTCGGCCGTCATCGCCGAGGACGGTGCGCTGCGCATCGAGCTCAAGGGCGACGACGGCTCCACCACCGTGCTGCGCGAGTCGGTGCCCGTCCTCAAGGGCGAGGTCGTCGACGCCTCCGTGATGCGTGTCGCCGCGCTGCGCGAGTTCCTGACCGCGCAGGTCGCCCGCGCCAAGCAAGAGGGCGTGCTGTTCTCCGTGCACCTGAAGGCCACGATGATGAAGGTCTCCGACCCCATCGTCTTCGGCCACGTGGTGCGCGCCTTCTTCCCGAAGACGTTCGCGCAGTACGGCGACAAGCTGGCCGCGGCCGGTCTCACCCCGAACGACGGCCTCGGCGGCATCTACAAGGGCCTGGAGAGCCTGCCCGAGGGTGCCGAGATCAAGGCGTCCTTCGACGCGGAGCTCGCCGAGGGCCCGAAGCTGGCGATGGTCGACTCCGACAAGGGCATCACCAACCTGCACGTCCCCTCGGACGTCATCGTGGACGCCTCCATGCCGGCCATGATCCGCACCTCCGGTCACATGTGGGGCCCCGACGGCCAGGAGGCCGACACCCTCGCGGTGCTCCCGGACTCCAGCTACGCCGGCGTCTACCAGGCCGTGATCGACGACTGCCGCGCCAACGGCGCCTACGACCCGTCCACCATGGGCTCGGTCCCGAACGTCGGTCTGATGGCGCAGAAGGCCGAGGAGTACGGCAGCCACGACAAGACCTTCGAGATCCCCACCACGGGCACCGTCCGTCTGGTCGACGGCAACGGCGACGTGCTCATCGAGCAGGCCGTCTCCGCCGGTGACATCTTCCGCGCCTGCCAGACCAAGGACGCCCCGATCCGCGACTGGGTGAAGCTGGCCGTCACGCGCGCCCGCGCCACCGGTGACCCGGCCGTCTTCTGGCTGGACGAGACCCGCGCGCACGACGCCAACCTGATCGCCAAGGTCAAGGAGTACCTGCCGGAGCACGACACCGAGGGCCTGGACATCCGGATCCTCAACCCGGTCGAGGCGACCAAGCTGTCGGTGGAGCGCATCCGCCGCGGCGAGAACACCATCTCGGTCACCGGCAACGTGCTGCGCGACTACCTGACCGACCTGTTCCCGATCCTGGAGCTGGGCACCAGCGCCAAGATGCTGTCGGTGGTCCCGCTGATGGCGGGCGGCGGCCTGTTCGAGACGGGCGCCGGCGGCTCGGCGCCGAAGCACGTGCAGCAGCTGGTCAAGGAGAACTACCTGCGCTGGGACTCCCTCGGTGAGTTCTTCGCGCTGGTGCCGTCGCTGGAGCAGTACGCCGAGGCCACCGGCAACACCCGCGCCAAGGTCCTCGCCGACGCCCTCGACCGCGCCACGGCGACCTTCCTCAACGAGGACAAGTCCCCGACCCGTCGCGTCGGCGGCATCGACAACCGCGGCAGCCACTTCTACCTGTCCCTGTACTGGGCGCAGGAGCTGGCCGCGCAGACCGAGGACGCGGACCTCGCGAAGGCCTTCGCCCCGCTCGCCGAGACCCTCGCCGCCAACGAGGCGAAGATCGTCGAGGAGCTGAACTCCGTCCAGGGCAAGCCCGCCGAGATCGGCGGCTACTTCCAGCCCGACCCGGCCAAGGCCGCCGCGGTGATGCGTCCGTCCGCCACGTGGAACGAGGCGCTGGCGTCCCTCAGCTGA
- a CDS encoding N-formylglutamate amidohydrolase: protein MTVVPPSFDLLPGDPASPVILHVPHSAREIPADVRSGIVLDDAALEHELDHITDAHTASIADAAARAAGVTPWRFVNRLSRLVVDPERFPDEREEMLAVGMGAVYTRTTHKDELRPDGFDAAPLVERYFHPYARAMTEAVAGRLAATGRCVIVDVHSYPSAPLPYELHAEGPRPGVCLGTDPFHTPPALLAAAREAFAPCGETGLDSPFAGTYVPLAFYGRRAEVSALMVEIRRDTYMTEPGGPADEGLPRLAAALGTLIDAV, encoded by the coding sequence ATGACCGTCGTGCCGCCCTCGTTCGACCTCCTTCCCGGGGACCCCGCCTCCCCGGTGATCCTGCACGTGCCGCACTCCGCCCGGGAGATACCGGCCGACGTCCGGTCCGGCATCGTCCTGGACGACGCCGCGCTGGAGCACGAGCTGGACCACATCACCGACGCGCACACCGCGTCGATCGCGGATGCGGCGGCCCGCGCGGCCGGCGTCACCCCGTGGCGGTTCGTGAACCGGCTCTCGCGTCTGGTCGTGGACCCCGAGCGGTTCCCGGACGAACGGGAGGAGATGCTCGCCGTGGGCATGGGCGCGGTGTACACGCGGACCACCCACAAGGACGAGCTGCGGCCGGACGGCTTCGACGCCGCCCCGCTGGTCGAGCGGTACTTCCACCCGTACGCGCGTGCCATGACGGAGGCCGTGGCCGGCCGGCTCGCGGCGACCGGGCGGTGCGTGATCGTCGACGTGCACTCCTACCCGAGCGCGCCGCTGCCGTACGAGCTGCACGCGGAGGGGCCGCGGCCCGGGGTGTGCCTGGGCACCGACCCGTTCCACACCCCGCCCGCACTGCTCGCCGCCGCCCGTGAGGCGTTCGCGCCGTGCGGGGAGACGGGGCTGGACAGCCCGTTCGCGGGGACGTACGTGCCGCTCGCGTTCTATGGCAGGCGGGCGGAGGTGTCCGCGCTGATGGTGGAGATCCGCCGTGACACCTACATGACCGAACCGGGCGGCCCGGCAGACGAGGGCCTGCCCCGCCTCGCGGCGGCACTCGGCACGCTGATCGACGCGGTCTGA